The Streptomyces sp. NBC_00775 genome includes the window TTAGCGGCGCTTCGACTTCCGGTCGTCCTTGACGTGACCCCGGAAGGTGCGCGTCGGCGAGAACTCGCCGAGCTTGTGGCCGACCATCGACTCGGTGACAAACACCGGAATGTGGGTCTTGCCGTTGTGCACCGCGATCGTGTGGCCGAGCATGGCCGGGATGATCATCGAGCGACGGGACCAGGTCTTGATGACGTTCTTGGAACCGGCTTCGTTCTGAGCGTCCACCTTCTTTACGAGGTGGCCGTCAACGAAGGGTCCCTTCTTGAGACTGCGCGGCATCTAAACCCGCTCCTAGCGCTTCTTGTTCGTCTTGCGGCGGCGGACGATGTACTTGTTCGAAGCCTTCTTCGGCGAACGAGTACGACCCTCCTTCTGACCCCACGGGGAGACCGGGTGGCGACCACCGGAGGTCTTGCCCTCACCACCACCGTGCGGGTGGTCAACCGGGTTCATCGCCACACCGCGGACGGTCGGGCGAACGCCCAGCCAGCGCTTGCGGCCGGCCTTACCCCAGTTGATGTTGCTCTGCTCGGCGTTGCCGACCTCGCCGACCGTGGCGCGGCAGCGCTGGTCGACCAGGCGGATCTCACCGGAGGGCATGCGGAGGTGGGCCATGGTGCCCTCCTTCGCGAGCAGCTGCACCGAGGCACCGGCGGAGCGGGCGAACTTGGCGCCGCCACCGGGACGGATCTCGATCGCGTGGATCGTGGTACCGACCGGGATGTTGCGGAGCGCCAGGTTGTTGCCCGGCTTGATGTCGGCCCCAGGACCGTTCTCGACGCGGTCACCCTGCGACAGGTTGCGGGGGGCGAGGATGTAACGCTTCTCGCCGTCCGCGTAGTGCAGCAGCGCGATGCGCGCGGTGCGGTTGGGGTCGTACTCGATGTGCGCGACCTTCGCCGGCACGCCGTCCTTGTCGTGACGACGGAAGTCGATCACTCGGTAGGCGCGCTTGTGTCCGCCACCCTGGTGGCGAACGGTCACACGACCGGCGTTGTTACGGCCGCCCTTGCTGTGCAGCGGGCGGACCAGCGACTTCTCCGGCGTGGACCGCGTGACCTCGACGAAGTCGGCGACGCTGGAGCCACGACGGCCCGGCGTAGTCGGCTTGTACTTGCGGATTCCCATTTCTCAGTCCTCGTCCGATATTCGGACCAGGGCGCTCCGTTAGGAGGCCTGGCCGAAGATGTCGATACGGTCGCCCTCAGCGAGGGTCACGATCGCGCGCTTGCTGTCAGCACGCTTGCCGAAGCCCGTCTTGGTCCGCTTGCGCTTGCCCTGACGGTTGATCGTGTTGACTCCGGTGACCTTGACCGAGAAGACCGCCTGGACGGCCTGCTTGATCTGGGTCTTGTTGGCCCGCGGGTCCACGACGAAGGTGTACTTGCCCTCGTCGAGAAGCGCGTAGCTCTTCTCGGAGACGACCGGCTTGAGGAGGACGTCACGGGGATCCGTGAAGCTCTTGCTCAGCGGCGTCTCTACGGTGTTCTTGCCCTCGGTCTCGTGGCGCTTCGCCTTGGCGACGCGCGCGACCTTCTTGGCCTTGGCGGCCTTCGAGGCAATGCTCGGGTGACGCGTAGCCATCAGGCTTCGCTCCCTTCGGTGTCAGCGGCCTGGGGGCCAGACACGAAGGACTCGAAAGCGGCCTGGGTGAAGACCACGTCGTCCGAGACGAGAACGTCGTACGTGTTCAGCTGGCCCGGCTCCAGGATGTGGACCTGGGGCAGGTTGCGCGCGGAAAGCAGCGCGGCCTCGTCGGAGCGCTCGATGACCAGGAGCACGTTCTTGCGCTCGCTGACCTTGCCGAGGAAGCTCTTGGCGGCCTTGGTGGAGGGGGTCTCGCCCTCGATCACGCCGGTGATGACGTGGATGCGAGCGTTGCGGGCCCGGTCGGTGAGGGCGTGGCGCAGGGCCGCGGCCTTCATCTTCTTCGGGGTCCGCTGCGAGTAGTCACGCGGCGTGGGGCCGTGGACGACGCCACCGCCGGCGAACTGCGGCGCACGGGTCGAACCCTGGCGCGCGCGGCCGGTGCCCTTCTGGCGGTAAGGCTTCTTACCGCCACCGCGGACCTCGCCACGACGCTTGACCTTGTGCGTGCCCTGACGGGCAGCGGCCAGCTGTGCGACGACGACCTGGTGAAGCAGCGGGATGCTGATCTTCTCTACATCGAAGATCTCGGCCGGGAGCTCAACGGTCCCAGCGGTGTCGCCGGAGGGCGACAGAATGTCAATGGTGCTCATAGTCCTTAGGCCCCCTTGACCGCGGTGCGGACCAGGACGAGGCCGCCGTTCGGACCAGGAACCGCGCCCTTGATAAGGAGCAGGCCCTTCTCCGCGTCAACGGCGTGAACGGTCAGGTTCTGGGTGGTGACCCGCTCGTTGCCCATGCGACCCGCCATGCGGAGGCCCTTGAACACGCGGCCCGGGGTGGCGCAGCCACCGATGGAGCCGGGAGAGCGGTGCTTGCGCTGGGTGCCGTGACCGGCGCCGAGGCCCTTGAAGTTGTGACGCTTCATGACACCGGCGAAGCCCTTGCCCTTGCTCTTGCCGGTCACGTCCACCTTGACGCCGGCCTCGAAGGTCTCGGCGGTGATCTCCTGGCCGAGGGTGTACTCGCTGGCGTCAGCGGTACGGATCTCGACGAGGTGACGGCGGGGGGTGACGTCGGCCTTGGCGAAGTGACCCTTGAGGGGCTTGTTCACCTTGCGAGGGTCGATCTCGCCGAAGGCGATCTGGACCGACTCGTAGCCGTCGATGTCGTTCGTGCGGACCTGGGTAACGACATTGGGCCCGGCCTTGACGACAGTCACGGGAACAACACGGTTGTTCTCGTCCCAAACCTGCGTCATACCGAGCTTCTCGCCCAGGATGCCCTTGATCTGCTTAGCCATTCTCAGATCACCGATCCCTAGAGCTTGATCTCGATGTCGACACCGGCCGGGAGGTCGAGTCGCATCAGAGAGTCAACGGTCTTGGGCGTCGGGTCGAGAATGTCGATCAGGCGCTTGTGCGTGCGCATCTCGAAGTGCTCGCGCGAGTCCTTGTACTTGTGCGGCGACTTGATGACGCAGTACACGTTCTTCTCAGTGGGCAGCGGCACCGGGCCTGCAACCGACGCACCAGTGCGGGTCACCGTCTCGACGATCTTCTTCGCCGAGGAGTCGATGACCTCGTGGTCGTAGGCCTTGAGCCGGATGCGGATCTTCTGTCCCGCCATGGCTACTCAGTAGTCCTTTGTCTAGTGAAAACGCTCTGGAACCCGGGGGTTCGCGTCCTGTCCTCCGACCCACGCGGTCGGGTGTGTCGCGCTCCTGCCGCACAGATATCCGTTACGGATTTCCCTACGAGGGACGCGGCTCGCCCGAAAGCAACCGCAGGACCGGGGGCAAAACACCCACCGGGCGCCTGGCCTGCACCCCGCTGACACTTCCCGGAAGATTCCCGTACGTCCGCCCCAGCGCTGCCTTACGGCAGTTGAGGCGACGAGTACTGTGGGACTCGCTTCCGGTCCTCCCGACGGGAGGCGCGCAGCATCGGCACTCGACCGAGCAACTCCGACAGTCTGCCATATGCGACAGGGGCCTGGCCAATCGAGCCGAGGATCGTACCCCGAAGGTGACGCACGTCAAACCCTGTCCGCCGCGCGTCGGCGCGGGTGCTCAGCGCAGCGAGGGGTGCAGTTCCTCGCGCACGGCCCATACGTCCGGCCCGCCGTCCGTGCCGCTGCCCGACAGGATCGCGGCGCCGAAGAAGGTCAGGAAGCCCGACAGCGCGGCCAGCCCCGCCGCGGCGAGCACCGGCACCAGGCCGAGCAGGTACGGAACGGTGGCGAGCAGCGCGGCCAGCAGGACCGGCAGGAACCCACGGTACGCGGCCGTGAACCGGGAGGGCCGCGGCGCGGGCACGGCCGCGCGGCCCGGCTCGGTGCCGTGTACGGCGGCGAGACCCGGCTCGGTGTCGCCCGCGCCGGCGGCTTCGCCGCGCAGCCAGGGCCGCCAGTCCTCCTCGTACATGCACCCCCACACCACATGCCCGCTGTCGGTGACGAACGCGGCGGGGACGATCATCCGCCGGTCGGTGGCCGCGATCTCCTTCCACCGGGTGGGCCAGCACAGCCAGCCCTCGTGCCCGGCCAGCTGGGAGGCGGCCTGGGAAAGATGCTTCTCCCCCGTGGCGATCTTGAAGTTGACGCCCTCCATCGCCCTCAGCCGCAGCGGCCGGACATCGCCCGCGCCGTCCGCCTCCAGTTCCAGCCAGCGCGAGACGGAGACGCTGGTCTTGCCGACGCCGGTGCGGGCGGGGCTGCGGTAGTTCTCCTGGACGGCGCCGGTGTTCCGCACCCGTACGGCGTGGACGCGCCCCGCGGTGGCGTCCTCCCGCAACAGCCGCTGGGCGGCGCCGAGTTGCCTGCCGAGCAGGCCGATGCCGTACAGGGAGCCGATGACGGCGTAGAGCAGGGTGAGGGCGCACAGGGCGCTCGCGGCCGGCGAACCGCTCTTGCCGTAGTCGGTGCCGTACGCGACCCGCGCGGCGGCGTACGGCGCCCACATCAGCAGGTAGGCCCCGGCGACGTATCCCCAGTCGCGCCGGATCGACCCGAGAGCGGCGGGTATCCCGGCCGGCATCCCCGCCGACGCCAGCCTCCCACGGGCGGAGCCGCGCGCACGGCGAGCACCCAGCCACCGGCGAGGACAGCGGCCAGGGCGAGCGGGATCAGGGCGTCCAGCCGCGGTGTCCCGGCCCCGTACCGCGCGATCCCGAGCACCATCCCGACCGCGGCACACAGCAGCGCGGCGCCCCCGAGGGCTCGGGCGAACGGAGTGGATCTACGCATACGGGCTCCCCCTGACCGTGGCGTGAACATGACGTGAGGCATTCAGGGGGAGAGGGTACGACCGGAGGCTGTGCTTGCTCAGGAGCGGCGGCCGCGCAGGGCCCGCCAGGCGTCGCCGACGGCATCCTTGGACAGCATCCACCAGTACTCCAGCTTGTCCAGCACGGTCATCCGCACCATCTGCCACTTGAACCACGGCGGCAACTGCCGGAACGGCACAAAGGTCAGGGTGTCCCTGATGGCGTCCTCGGCGGTGCCGCCGGGGCCCTCGGCGCGCAGCGCGGCGTACAGCTGCGAGGTCAGCTCACCGTTGAGTCGGGCCGCGGTGCCGGCCGCGGTGAACGCGTACCCTCGCTGATCGCGGTCTGGCAACTGCATCGCCCGGACAATCCGCGGCGAGGCCTCGGCCAGAGAGCAGTTGAAGGCCAGCCCGATCGCGGCGGAGCCCAGTGGGCCCTCGCCGCGTTCGTACGCCGCGTCCCACTCGACGGGGTCGTCGAAGCGCAGCAGGCTCTCGTCACCGTCCCAGTTCCACCCGGACACCATGTTCGCCTCTCCCGATGTCAGCTACGTCGGCGCAGGGCCGCCATGCATCTCTTGATCCCCTCCGCGCGCAGCGCGGCGTACAGCTCGAGGGTCAGTCAGCCGTTGATCCGCGCCGCGGCACCGGCCTCGGTGAACGCGAACCCCCGCTGAGCGAGATCCTGCAACTGCATCGCCCTGACAATCCGAGGCGATGCCTCTTCCGTCCAACAATTGAAGGCCAACCCGATCACCGCCGAACCCAGAGGCCACTCACCCCGCTCGAAGGCGGCGTCAACCTCGGCGGGGTCGTCGATATGCGACACGCCCTCGCCAGTGCCCCAGTCCCACTTGGACGCCATAGCCGACTTCCTTGCATCTGTAATCAGTCGCATGGTGGCGGGAGCACCTTCTGCTTCTTGAGGTTATTGATCATGCCGCACGCGAGTTCACCGTCCAGCTCTCCGACGCATGGGCGGGTACCGGGAAGGGACTTCCACCTCACGGTTACGGCGACGGAGAGCGCCCTCCGCGTCGAGGTGACCGACACGCGGGGTGACCGACTCCCCGAGGCTCAACGGGCGTTCCCCGAGGGCGAGTCCGGGCGCGGGCTTGTGCTGGTCGAGGCGCTGGCGGATCGCTGGGGCGTGACGTCCGGTCCACCGCCACGCAAGACGGTCTGGGCGGAGCTGCGCCTCGTACCGGAAGCACCGGAGGGGGCTCTCACCGAAACGCGGTCCACCACGTCCCGGTGAACCGGGAAGCGGTCGGTCGCGACATCAAAGTCTTTCAATCCCCCAGGGAGAAAACCCCTCCCAACCCCACCAGCCTCCCGTCACTCGCAAGGGTGACGATCACCAACTCGGCTGGATTTTCCGCCCGTTGGCACGCATATGCTCACGACCACAACCGCAGACATGCGACGGCCCCCGGCCGGGACTGCAATCCCGATCGAGGGCCTGACCACCGAGGAAGTAGGAGCTTCCCGATGGATACGCAGAACCCTAGCGCGCCCCCGTGCGCCCAGCCCCGGATTCTGCGGGGCGTCACCCACATCAACGTCCGCCACACCACCCGCTACACGGTCATCGGCAACCACCTCGCCCAGCACCGCGAGCTGTCCCTCACCGCGATCGGCCTCGCCGCCCACATCCAGTCGCTGCCCGCCGAGGCCCGCGTGGACATCAAGACGCTGGCCGCCCGTTTCCCCGAGGGCGAGACGAGGAT containing:
- the rpsS gene encoding 30S ribosomal protein S19; this translates as MPRSLKKGPFVDGHLVKKVDAQNEAGSKNVIKTWSRRSMIIPAMLGHTIAVHNGKTHIPVFVTESMVGHKLGEFSPTRTFRGHVKDDRKSKRR
- the rplB gene encoding 50S ribosomal protein L2; its protein translation is MGIRKYKPTTPGRRGSSVADFVEVTRSTPEKSLVRPLHSKGGRNNAGRVTVRHQGGGHKRAYRVIDFRRHDKDGVPAKVAHIEYDPNRTARIALLHYADGEKRYILAPRNLSQGDRVENGPGADIKPGNNLALRNIPVGTTIHAIEIRPGGGAKFARSAGASVQLLAKEGTMAHLRMPSGEIRLVDQRCRATVGEVGNAEQSNINWGKAGRKRWLGVRPTVRGVAMNPVDHPHGGGEGKTSGGRHPVSPWGQKEGRTRSPKKASNKYIVRRRKTNKKR
- the rplW gene encoding 50S ribosomal protein L23, which translates into the protein MATRHPSIASKAAKAKKVARVAKAKRHETEGKNTVETPLSKSFTDPRDVLLKPVVSEKSYALLDEGKYTFVVDPRANKTQIKQAVQAVFSVKVTGVNTINRQGKRKRTKTGFGKRADSKRAIVTLAEGDRIDIFGQAS
- the rplD gene encoding 50S ribosomal protein L4, whose product is MSTIDILSPSGDTAGTVELPAEIFDVEKISIPLLHQVVVAQLAAARQGTHKVKRRGEVRGGGKKPYRQKGTGRARQGSTRAPQFAGGGVVHGPTPRDYSQRTPKKMKAAALRHALTDRARNARIHVITGVIEGETPSTKAAKSFLGKVSERKNVLLVIERSDEAALLSARNLPQVHILEPGQLNTYDVLVSDDVVFTQAAFESFVSGPQAADTEGSEA
- the rplC gene encoding 50S ribosomal protein L3, with amino-acid sequence MAKQIKGILGEKLGMTQVWDENNRVVPVTVVKAGPNVVTQVRTNDIDGYESVQIAFGEIDPRKVNKPLKGHFAKADVTPRRHLVEIRTADASEYTLGQEITAETFEAGVKVDVTGKSKGKGFAGVMKRHNFKGLGAGHGTQRKHRSPGSIGGCATPGRVFKGLRMAGRMGNERVTTQNLTVHAVDAEKGLLLIKGAVPGPNGGLVLVRTAVKGA
- the rpsJ gene encoding 30S ribosomal protein S10 — protein: MAGQKIRIRLKAYDHEVIDSSAKKIVETVTRTGASVAGPVPLPTEKNVYCVIKSPHKYKDSREHFEMRTHKRLIDILDPTPKTVDSLMRLDLPAGVDIEIKL
- a CDS encoding ATP-binding protein translates to MPHASSPSSSPTHGRVPGRDFHLTVTATESALRVEVTDTRGDRLPEAQRAFPEGESGRGLVLVEALADRWGVTSGPPPRKTVWAELRLVPEAPEGALTETRSTTSR